The Terracoccus luteus genome includes a region encoding these proteins:
- the mshA gene encoding D-inositol-3-phosphate glycosyltransferase — MAGAGDPRRVAMVSVHTSPLEQPGTGDAGGLNVYVAETARELAARGVEVDVFTRRTSGDVPVTVELVPGVTVRHVTAGPYEGLSKNDLPGQLCAFSAGTMHAGLAVPEDHYDVVHSHYWLSGQVGWLVADRWRVALVHTMHTMARVKNRLLAEGDTPEPRGREIGEAQVVEAADRLVANTDDEARDLVELYGADPAAVSVVPPGVDLTTFRPGDRTAARRAVGVPDDDELLLFVGRIQPLKAPDVLLRAAHEIVRRDPSRGARLRVAVLGGPSGSGLDRPTELVDLARGLGIADLVHFVPPVGRAELAQWYRAADLVVVPSRSESFGLVAVEALACGTPVVAADVGGLPTAVGDAGVLVRGHDPAVWARSLDDLLADDTRRETLSRNAIEHASRFGWGATTDRLLSVYRDAMARYAAGLRGGPSALADAGTGSRP; from the coding sequence ATGGCAGGGGCGGGCGACCCGAGACGGGTGGCGATGGTCAGCGTGCACACGTCGCCGCTCGAGCAGCCGGGCACCGGCGACGCGGGCGGCCTCAACGTCTACGTCGCCGAGACGGCCCGCGAGCTCGCGGCCCGCGGTGTCGAGGTCGACGTCTTCACCCGCCGCACGAGCGGCGACGTGCCCGTGACGGTCGAGCTCGTGCCCGGCGTCACGGTGCGTCACGTGACGGCCGGGCCCTACGAGGGGCTCTCGAAGAACGACCTGCCCGGGCAGCTGTGTGCCTTCTCGGCCGGCACGATGCACGCCGGGCTCGCCGTGCCCGAGGACCACTACGACGTCGTCCACTCCCACTACTGGCTGTCGGGCCAGGTGGGCTGGCTCGTGGCCGACCGGTGGCGGGTCGCGCTCGTGCACACGATGCACACGATGGCGCGGGTCAAGAACCGGCTGCTCGCCGAGGGTGACACCCCCGAGCCGCGCGGTCGCGAGATCGGTGAGGCGCAGGTCGTCGAGGCGGCCGACCGGCTCGTGGCCAACACCGACGACGAGGCGCGCGACCTCGTCGAGCTCTACGGCGCGGACCCCGCCGCCGTCAGCGTCGTGCCGCCGGGCGTCGACCTCACGACGTTCCGCCCCGGTGACCGCACCGCGGCCCGCCGGGCGGTCGGGGTGCCCGACGACGACGAGCTGCTGCTCTTCGTCGGGCGCATCCAGCCGCTCAAGGCCCCCGACGTCCTGCTGCGGGCGGCGCACGAGATCGTGCGCCGCGACCCGTCGCGCGGGGCGCGCCTGCGGGTGGCCGTGCTCGGGGGGCCGAGCGGCAGCGGCCTCGACCGGCCGACCGAGCTCGTCGACCTCGCCCGCGGCCTCGGCATCGCCGACCTCGTCCACTTCGTGCCGCCGGTCGGCCGGGCCGAGCTGGCGCAGTGGTACCGCGCGGCCGACCTCGTCGTCGTGCCGAGCCGCAGCGAGTCGTTCGGACTCGTCGCCGTCGAGGCCCTGGCCTGCGGGACCCCTGTGGTCGCCGCCGACGTCGGGGGGCTGCCCACCGCCGTCGGGGATGCCGGGGTGCTCGTCCGCGGGCACGACCCGGCCGTATGGGCGCGCTCCCTCGACGACCTCCTCGCCGACGACACCCGGCGGGAGACGTTGTCCCGCAACGCGATCGAGCACGCCTCCCGCTTCGGCTGGGGCGCCACGACCGACCGGCTGCTCTCGGTCTACCGCGACGCGATGGCCCGGTACGCGGCCGGCCTGCGGGGAGGGCCGTCGGCGCTCGCCGACGCCGGCACGGGGAGCCGGCCGTGA